From a single Parambassis ranga chromosome 2, fParRan2.1, whole genome shotgun sequence genomic region:
- the cited4a gene encoding cbp/p300-interacting transactivator 4a isoform X1 — protein sequence MAEHMMMPMTHGFRMGMNGPPQHNGQPGLRSLPNSQVMHYGRNPPNNMDAAMRQRSGMMGPGGMGGPVNGAPMSNHHHHQMMSGSMMYNTQGPQQQHHHMHPQQQQQQQQQQQQQSGHQQQYLSGNLTSQQLMASMHLQKLNTQYHGHPMASANGHHMPNGAQYRMSPAQLSGMQHIGGPLGLNGMDMDLIDEEVLTSLVLEFGLDRIQELPELFLGQNEFDFISDFVCKQQPSTVSC from the coding sequence ATGGCTGAGCACATGATGATGCCCATGACCCACGGCTTCAGGATGGGCATGAACGGACCGCCGCAGCACAACGGTCAGCCTGGCCTGCGGAGTTTGCCCAACAGTCAGGTGATGCACTATGGCAGGAACCCACCGAACAACATGGACGCTGCCATGAGACAGAGGTCGGGGATGATGGGACCTGGGGGGATGGGCGGCCCTGTGAACGGAGCTCCCATGAgtaaccaccaccaccaccagatgATGTCCGGGAGCATGATGTACAACACCCAGGGCCCGCAGCAACAGCACCACCACATGCacccccagcagcagcagcagcagcaacagcagcagcagcagcagagtgggcACCAGCAGCAGTACCTTTCTGGTAACCTCACTTCCCAGCAGCTCATGGCCAGCATGCATCTGCAGAAACTCAACACTCAGTACCACGGACATCCTATGGCCTCGGCCAACGGGCACCACATGCCCAACGGGGCACAGTATCGGATGAGCCCGGCCCAGCTTTCAGGCATGCAGCACATTGGTGGCCCTTTGGGGCTGAACGGAATGGACATGGATTTGATCGACGAGGAGGTTCTGACTTCACTGGTGCTGGAGTTTGGTTTGGATCGCATTCAAGAGCTGCCGGAGCTCTTCCTGGGACAGAACGAGTTTGATTTCATATCGGACTTTGTGTGCAAACAGCAGCCGAGCACAGTGAGCTGTTGA